The genome window TTCCGAACTCCCGTAGAGGTTACAAAGGACAGGTTTCGCTTCTGGGCCACCGAACTTCTCGTTGGTCTTTTCGATCTCATGGGCAGCTAAGGGGCTACCAGCCGAAACGATAAACCGAAGCCCGTCAACGTGGTCGATTCCTTCGTTATCCATATAGGAGACGATGGAACGCAGGCGCGAGGCAGCCGAGCACATCGCCGTGGCGTTGTAGTGCTGGATGTCGCGCAGTGTTTCTTCCGGAGTGAAGCCCCGCCGCGCAATGATGGTGGATTGCGTAAACAAGGATAAGACGAGGTTGGCCCACCCGTAGTCGTGGAAGAGCACACTCGTCAGAATGACGGTGAGGCCCCGCTTCCACGGAATCCCCGAAACTAATGGTGCCGCACCCTGGGGCGACTTAAATGCACCGCGAATAACGCCCTTGGGCATTCCGGTGGTTCCCGACGTCATCACAACGTGGAAGCCACGTTTCGGCCGGGTGGGTAACGAGTCGGTTACTCGAGCCTGGCTAATGATGCCATCCATGGTCTCATAACGCTCGGCATTATCGGGATTATCGACGTGGCCAAGGATGATGTCGTATTTATCCGCGGCATCATCGGCGAGCATCGGGAGGAATTCATCATCGAGGATGAAAACGTCAATGTGGTTAAACGCCAGAACGTGCTCGAGCTGTTTCGCCGACGTGTTCGCGTTGACCATAAAGATGTTGAAGCCCAGCATGTGGCGGCACGTGAGCGGGAGTATGGCGGCCCTCCCGTTGCGGGCTAGGACGGCGACGTTGGTGCCGGCCTTCACTCCCCGAGCCTGGAGCGCCAGAGCCAGGCGGTTGGTACGCTCCCAGAACTCGGCATAGGTGAGTTCGCCGTCATCGTCAACGAGGCCTAGGCGGACCGGGTTCATCCGCGCGGCCATGGATAACATAGTCGTTTCTAGCGCTCCCCAGCGATAGAAGCTCTTTGCTGCGGCCAGGATGTCTGCGGGCTTCATTGGCTCAAGAACCTCAAGGTCCTTGAGGATACGCAGAAAGTAGCCAAACTGCTGAAGTTTGATTTTCGCAGGTGCTCCATGGTTAATCCGAGGAGTAAGCGTGAAATTTGGCATATACTGATCCCCAAAACGGTTTTTCAACATAAACAAGGTCGATCGAGATATTATATAGTTCAACAGGTACTGAGTACACTTTTCTACGGCGTTAATTAAACAGTCATCCAAGTACCCTCACCGTAGAATATCCACTACAACATATCGTGGGAGAGAGGGCGCCATCGATAAACAAAATCACCTCTAATTTTAAAAATACTCTTCATAGATCAAAATCCTGCACGGAAGGAAATCATGTCGATAAAACGAATCCTTATCGCGGGTGGCGGCACACTCGGAACCCAGTCTGCCCTACAGTTCGCACTAAACGGAAAAAAAGTTACTGTCTACACCCACAGCGCAGAAGCAATTGACCGAACAAAAACACGCCTCGGCCGTTTCGCTGAGGTATATAAGACACAAACTGATTATGAGACATCGGATGTTGATAAAGCACTTGGTAATATCGAATGCGTAGACGATATCGAAACTGCAGTCTCGGATACAGATCTAGTATTCGAATGTCTACCCGAGGATAAGGAAATAAAGCGTGGGTTCTTTACGGGAATACAGAAAGGCCTAAGTCCAGCCACGATTGTGGCAACAAATTCATCTACTTTCCTCCCTAGTTATTTCACGGATTGTTTCAATGATCCGTCTATCTTCGTCGCAGTTCACCTGGCAAATGAGATATGGACCCGTAATGTGGCAGAGATAATGCCTCATGCCGATACATCTGACGATACACTTGCAGAGGTGGAAACTTTCGCTAAAGAAGTAGGCTTAAAACCCATTCGGTTGAACCGTGAACACCCCGGTTATCTATTAAACTCCGTCCTAATTCCTTTCATCCGCTCAGGTCTGGCCTTAGCTGCAGAGGGAGTTGCCAAACCAGAGTCAGTTGACACGGTATGGGAGACAGTTATGAACTCCGAAGGGCCGTTTCATACTATTGACATAATTGGACTTAGAACCGTTTACGCTGTGTTGTCGGCAGAAGCGAAACATGACGTTCCTGGTTCCAAGGAACTAGCAAGCTTCATTTTTAAAAATTACCTCGAGAAAGGTCGTCTCGGGGTCGAGAACGGAAAAGGCTTTTACGACTACAGCTAACCAGCTACCCCCACTATCCTATAGCGAAACTTAGTCGCTCAGTCTTCTTCCCTATCTGATTTTAGCAAGGCCCCAGTATATTTTGCGATCAAAAAGACGTTAAGCCCCCCACGGTTTTGGTATCCGTGGGGGCAAGTTTGAGCTTTAGCCTCTAGGTTCTTAAGCTAATCAGTGTACAGCTCGCCATAGTGAGGAAGTTCACGCTTAATCACTTTCCCAGTCGGAGAATAGGTGAATTCATTAACAAAGACGACATCCCGAGGAACATGAGCTTTCGTTAAATCTTTCTCAACCCACTTACGTATCTGCTCAGCAGTGACGTCAGAGTCAGAGTTCTCATCTCTAACTATGAATGCACGTAAAGCTTGTCCAGTCTTCTTATCTTCCCCCGCGTGGACATGAACATCCGCCACACCGTTCATTTTGATGAGAGATTCCTCAATCTCAATCGGATATATTTTTTCTCCATACTGAGTAATCACGAGGTCATCTGCACGTCCGTATACATAGAGTCGGCCGTCTTTCACCATTCCTCGGTCGTTCATCGGCCAGTAACCATTTAGCTCCGGGATCTCAATAGACGGATCGGTGTATCCAGCAAACAGATCAAAACAGGATATCGCAACAAGTCCTTCCCGTCCTTCAGGAAGCTCGTTACCATCCTCGTCAAAGATTTTGACAACACAGCCGGGGTAAATCTTACCCGTCAATTCTGGATCTTTAACCAGATCAGCAGCAGGTGCGACAGCAACAGCTGAGGTCTCGCTGCTACCGTACATCGAATACAGGACCGGTCCGAATTTTTCGGCTGATTTCTTAATTTCATAGAGGATGAGCGGACTACCTGAATTAGTAATAATTTTAAGACCTTCATAGCGGTCTATTCCGTTTTCATCCATGTAAGCGATAACTTCGCGGATGCGGGTTGCCGCAGATACCCACATTGTAACCCTATATTTTTGGAGGTCGTTTATAACTTGTTCTCCAGAAAAGTGGCGACGGGCTACGACTGTAGATTGAGTAAAGAAGGCGAACCCCATGTACGCCCAGCCATAGGCATGAAAGAGAACGGCGGTTAGGAGTACTGTCATCCCACGTTCAAGCGGCATAGCGTCAGCAACCGATGCGAATCCTTGAGGGGAATTGAGCGGCCGACGAACAACGCCCTTCGGTGTGCCGGTCGTACCAGACGTCATCACGACGTGCATTCCCTTATGCGGTTTGTCGGGGAGCCTATCACCAACAGGCGCAGAATCGATTATTCCTTGCAAGGTTGGAAATTCTTTTTCCCCTTCAGATTCGAGATGCGCGAGAACAATCTGTCGCTTCCTTGCTTCTTCAGTGATGACGTCTAGGAATTCTTCATCGACTATCAAAATGTCAATATCGTGGAACTCCAAATACTCTTCAATTTGTCGGGCTGAGGCATTGGCGTTAATCATGAAGATGTTATAACCAGCCATCTGGCGAGCACTTAACGGAAGAATAGCTCCTCTCCCGTTTAAAGCTAATACCGCGACATTCGCGTTGTCGCCTATCCCGCGTGCGCGAAGCGCCTTGGCAAGTCGTTGAGTCTGGTCATATAGCTCTTTGTAGGTTAATTGGCCGTCATCATCAATCAAGGCCAACCGGTCTGGGACTTGTCTCGCTCCCCGAGCGATGATGAAGCCTTCAAGCCCACCCCAACGCTTCAGATTTTTTATATCTGCTTTGATATCTCCAAAACCTTGAGTTACAGCGAACTTCTTTTCCTTCGACCTCTTTAGCAACAACATGAGCTGCTTAAAGATTTCCTGACGAGAAAGTACGCGGTCAACTCGGGTTTCAAACGTGTATTTGGGCATAGAAGGTCCCCTCATGGATCGAGAAGATTAGATTTGATCAAAAAACTAATCTTCTGGCACAAAATTGGCGCCACCGCCCGATAGGATGTGGCGCCAATTAAGAATAGACGCACTTAACGTCGTCGCACATTATTACCGTTGCGACATAGCTTCCAAGATCGCGGGAGCAGTCGCGTTGTAGGTGTCTAGAACCCACGTAACGAAGTTATCAAAGTTAGCGGAGGCAGAGTTGAAAAAATCATTCACCGGTTGGAACGTAGCTTCGTACCCCGCGGGCAGGTGAGTGAAAAATAGCACTATTTCCTCTTTCTATTTCCTGAACTCATTAGCGGCGAAGCCACCAATTGCATTGACACCCTGGTCTGTTAAGTGCAATGACAAGTTGAAATCACCGGTCGTGTTATCAAGCAACACACCTCCGACCCAGCGATCCTGAGGCGATGCACATTCCCCATGTCCCTTCGAGAAGGTACGAGTGTCAATGTAGCCAACACCGTGACGTTGCGCAGCTTCCTGCATCCACTTATTGGAGTTAATTTCTCCTTGGGTATCCCAGTAGACCGGGAAGGCGTAACTGATATCCCACTTGTTATCTTGGCCTCGCCCATCACCGATGTGATAGAGGCACTGCCAACCACCAGGGCGATCTTCGGTTATTTCGTGATATCCGACGAACTTGATATTCGCATTCGGCGCATGCTCTTTAACCTTCGCTACGATCGGGTCGATAGCACGCTCAAAATCAGTTTTCTGCGTGGTTGTCCCAAGACGTTCAGCAATTGCCTGGTCCGGGAGATTCTCACCGCTCAGTTTCTGATAATTGTTGTAGACATCGTTATACCCGCCCTGGATGGCTACGTACTTTGTACCTGGATTGAGAGCACCATCAGCAATGGCATGATCAACTTGATCCATCAACTGATTTCCAGGCCGAGGGGTATAGACAGTAGCCGCGGCACACGAGTAGTCGTTAAGGGGTACTCCGAGTTGGGCAGCCATCTCTTTCGGCAGACTTGGCGTTCCCTGCGCACATCCCCGCGGATTAATGTTCGGGTCTGTACTTACCAACCGCTGCAAGAACTGGTTGTCCGGGTTTGAGGAGGCCGCCGAATTCAAAGCCGCGTCCC of Corynebacterium kroppenstedtii DSM 44385 contains these proteins:
- a CDS encoding AMP-binding protein, which gives rise to MPNFTLTPRINHGAPAKIKLQQFGYFLRILKDLEVLEPMKPADILAAAKSFYRWGALETTMLSMAARMNPVRLGLVDDDGELTYAEFWERTNRLALALQARGVKAGTNVAVLARNGRAAILPLTCRHMLGFNIFMVNANTSAKQLEHVLAFNHIDVFILDDEFLPMLADDAADKYDIILGHVDNPDNAERYETMDGIISQARVTDSLPTRPKRGFHVVMTSGTTGMPKGVIRGAFKSPQGAAPLVSGIPWKRGLTVILTSVLFHDYGWANLVLSLFTQSTIIARRGFTPEETLRDIQHYNATAMCSAASRLRSIVSYMDNEGIDHVDGLRFIVSAGSPLAAHEIEKTNEKFGGPEAKPVLCNLYGSSESGPIAVARPEELAADTALSGRIYPGEIVDIRDEDGNLVPEGEIGIIWVAVYDLFAGYTDQDIDIPTINGAICMHDRGYITDGNMLHVLGRGDDLIITQFAEKIFPIEIENALVSHSRIHDSYVHGVEDDQYGQAIRAYIIREEGTDPITADEVREHVVNELSEGHRPRDVFFVDEFPRNPMGKVIRKKLPGRSTVE
- a CDS encoding 3-hydroxyacyl-CoA dehydrogenase; this encodes MSIKRILIAGGGTLGTQSALQFALNGKKVTVYTHSAEAIDRTKTRLGRFAEVYKTQTDYETSDVDKALGNIECVDDIETAVSDTDLVFECLPEDKEIKRGFFTGIQKGLSPATIVATNSSTFLPSYFTDCFNDPSIFVAVHLANEIWTRNVAEIMPHADTSDDTLAEVETFAKEVGLKPIRLNREHPGYLLNSVLIPFIRSGLALAAEGVAKPESVDTVWETVMNSEGPFHTIDIIGLRTVYAVLSAEAKHDVPGSKELASFIFKNYLEKGRLGVENGKGFYDYS
- a CDS encoding AMP-binding protein, translating into MPKYTFETRVDRVLSRQEIFKQLMLLLKRSKEKKFAVTQGFGDIKADIKNLKRWGGLEGFIIARGARQVPDRLALIDDDGQLTYKELYDQTQRLAKALRARGIGDNANVAVLALNGRGAILPLSARQMAGYNIFMINANASARQIEEYLEFHDIDILIVDEEFLDVITEEARKRQIVLAHLESEGEKEFPTLQGIIDSAPVGDRLPDKPHKGMHVVMTSGTTGTPKGVVRRPLNSPQGFASVADAMPLERGMTVLLTAVLFHAYGWAYMGFAFFTQSTVVARRHFSGEQVINDLQKYRVTMWVSAATRIREVIAYMDENGIDRYEGLKIITNSGSPLILYEIKKSAEKFGPVLYSMYGSSETSAVAVAPAADLVKDPELTGKIYPGCVVKIFDEDGNELPEGREGLVAISCFDLFAGYTDPSIEIPELNGYWPMNDRGMVKDGRLYVYGRADDLVITQYGEKIYPIEIEESLIKMNGVADVHVHAGEDKKTGQALRAFIVRDENSDSDVTAEQIRKWVEKDLTKAHVPRDVVFVNEFTYSPTGKVIKRELPHYGELYTD
- a CDS encoding GDSL-type esterase/lipase family protein yields the protein MSKKARTLAKIAAPVVGCAVLVGAGSLVSAGPFSSDGRELPTVDLQAALNVDQAIPGKAPENVQPGNLVAIGDSIFANPKVGDAALNSAASSNPDNQFLQRLVSTDPNINPRGCAQGTPSLPKEMAAQLGVPLNDYSCAAATVYTPRPGNQLMDQVDHAIADGALNPGTKYVAIQGGYNDVYNNYQKLSGENLPDQAIAERLGTTTQKTDFERAIDPIVAKVKEHAPNANIKFVGYHEITEDRPGGWQCLYHIGDGRGQDNKWDISYAFPVYWDTQGEINSNKWMQEAAQRHGVGYIDTRTFSKGHGECASPQDRWVGGVLLDNTTGDFNLSLHLTDQGVNAIGGFAANEFRK